From the Priestia koreensis genome, one window contains:
- a CDS encoding S-layer homology domain-containing protein, with protein MAYQPKSYRKFIATAATATMVAGAVAPLATFAAETSFKDATGIYKTPVEYLVEKGFVNGVSKDEFGVSAKVKRGDAAVILSKALNLYGTQAPDAGFTDLAAKYKDAVNPLKAAGIISGKTATEFKPDDFLTRGEVAIILAKAYKLEAKNQEALPFTDVNKNYAPFVKALVDNKVANGTTATTFGTASDITRGQMAIFLYNAISVNSETPAPVKVDTVTAIDTKSFKVNFKEALDAKADLAKELKVEVTLADGTKVTPVPTKVTVSEDRKSAVVEHANNDLAGLAGKLSVNGTELTFDYTKAAVKSVSAINAKSLKVEFNKAVDTTKAKFEVKRDTVKPSVKEIKFSDDKKSATIEFNTNMLAGDYTVSVTGLTDTALTGSVKVAAEKLSTIEFLSDVAVINGNDIKVNVQAKNQYGEIINDKLATTNSNISVSSSKGATGHTIDKDGILTVKGGAGDFKADDKVVVTIVDSATGVTSTKTVTVAKSAQVDSIQLGELKTDDEDLAKKPVNVANMNADAAKYYVPVVIKDQYGNTLKAADLAGVNVLSSNENIVKVASTQIVDLPKVGTVIKLQTPTATATYGTAVLTVVSAGTGKTASVSVKVLENAKTDVLTVSTPETTLKQGVKTDLPFSAADQYGNALVSSTELVKDGTSTATVLKFTDGSSITATGAELEYSVDYGNKNKVKISVKPTAKNVVLTAVSATGKAQTLNLTAEEAPKAATLSGLSEDLYTAIQKDETETIGVNDVIVKDQYGEDIALPTGYSLKFEAVDGTLDTVSMTEDTLDNTTTTSTVATAAIKGTEAIQISLVDNNSKVLDKVTVNLETVELKDITSFGFETVGNLYSGSTYKYGNVTTDYDKDLAIFGKKGSTTVLVDQDLLKSTTISTPLVVTGSTIVQNSNKVVTDGAAKTATLTGVIAGATDPITVTQTVTYNDAQSVIKDVIVRKTSGAKSTITDGAVVVPVASLAGKKIGPVGADSTFQFYAKDQYGVLAKELSYTVTNLKSTTATAVAIANNGAVTVTGALTAGDTFTITAIVDGVVKSIKVIVGA; from the coding sequence ATGGCTTACCAACCTAAGTCTTATCGTAAATTTATCGCAACTGCTGCTACTGCAACTATGGTTGCTGGTGCTGTTGCTCCATTAGCTACATTCGCTGCTGAAACTAGTTTCAAAGATGCTACAGGCATCTACAAAACTCCAGTTGAATACCTAGTGGAAAAAGGATTTGTAAACGGAGTATCTAAAGATGAGTTCGGTGTTAGCGCGAAAGTAAAACGTGGCGACGCTGCAGTAATTCTTTCAAAAGCTCTTAACCTTTACGGAACTCAAGCTCCAGACGCTGGTTTCACAGATCTTGCTGCGAAATACAAAGATGCTGTTAACCCACTTAAAGCTGCTGGAATCATCAGTGGTAAAACTGCAACTGAGTTCAAACCAGATGATTTCTTAACTCGTGGTGAAGTAGCGATCATTTTAGCTAAAGCCTACAAATTAGAAGCTAAAAACCAAGAAGCTCTTCCATTCACAGATGTAAACAAAAACTATGCTCCATTCGTAAAAGCATTAGTAGACAACAAAGTTGCTAACGGTACAACTGCTACAACTTTCGGAACTGCTTCTGACATTACTCGTGGTCAAATGGCAATTTTCTTATATAATGCAATTAGTGTAAACTCTGAAACACCAGCACCAGTTAAAGTTGATACAGTAACTGCAATTGATACTAAGAGCTTTAAAGTTAACTTCAAGGAAGCTCTAGATGCTAAAGCTGATCTTGCTAAAGAACTTAAAGTAGAAGTAACTTTAGCTGACGGTACAAAAGTTACTCCTGTACCAACAAAAGTAACTGTTTCTGAAGATCGTAAATCAGCAGTTGTAGAACACGCTAACAATGATTTAGCTGGTCTTGCTGGTAAATTATCTGTAAACGGTACTGAATTAACATTTGATTACACTAAAGCTGCTGTTAAATCAGTAAGTGCGATTAACGCTAAAAGCTTAAAAGTTGAATTCAACAAAGCTGTTGATACAACTAAAGCTAAGTTTGAAGTTAAACGTGACACAGTTAAACCAAGTGTAAAAGAAATTAAATTCTCTGATGATAAAAAATCTGCAACTATTGAATTTAATACTAATATGCTTGCTGGTGATTACACTGTATCAGTAACAGGTTTAACTGATACTGCTTTAACAGGTTCAGTTAAGGTAGCTGCAGAAAAATTAAGCACAATTGAATTTTTATCTGATGTTGCAGTCATCAACGGTAACGACATCAAGGTAAATGTTCAAGCTAAAAACCAATATGGTGAAATTATTAACGATAAGTTAGCAACTACGAATTCAAACATCTCTGTTTCTTCTTCAAAAGGTGCAACTGGTCATACAATTGACAAAGATGGTATCTTAACTGTTAAAGGTGGAGCTGGCGATTTCAAAGCAGATGATAAAGTTGTTGTAACAATCGTTGATTCAGCAACAGGTGTTACATCTACTAAAACAGTAACAGTTGCAAAATCAGCACAAGTTGATTCTATTCAACTAGGAGAACTTAAAACTGATGATGAAGATTTAGCTAAAAAACCTGTAAACGTTGCTAACATGAATGCAGACGCAGCTAAATATTATGTACCAGTTGTTATTAAAGACCAATATGGTAACACGTTAAAAGCTGCAGATTTAGCTGGTGTAAACGTATTATCTTCAAACGAGAACATTGTTAAAGTTGCTTCTACACAAATCGTAGATCTACCAAAAGTGGGAACTGTAATTAAACTTCAAACTCCTACTGCAACTGCAACATATGGTACAGCAGTATTAACAGTTGTTTCAGCTGGAACAGGTAAAACAGCTAGCGTTTCTGTAAAAGTGTTAGAAAATGCTAAAACAGACGTATTGACTGTATCTACACCTGAAACTACTTTAAAACAAGGTGTTAAAACTGACTTACCTTTCTCAGCAGCAGATCAATATGGTAATGCATTGGTTTCTTCTACTGAACTAGTTAAAGATGGTACTTCAACAGCAACAGTACTAAAATTCACTGACGGTTCATCAATTACTGCAACTGGTGCAGAGTTAGAATACTCAGTTGATTATGGTAATAAAAATAAAGTAAAAATTTCTGTTAAACCAACAGCTAAAAATGTTGTATTAACTGCTGTTTCAGCAACAGGAAAAGCACAAACACTTAACCTAACAGCTGAAGAAGCACCTAAAGCAGCAACATTAAGTGGTTTATCAGAAGATCTTTACACTGCAATTCAAAAGGATGAAACAGAAACGATTGGTGTAAATGATGTTATTGTTAAAGACCAATATGGTGAAGATATTGCGTTACCTACGGGATATTCATTAAAATTTGAAGCAGTTGACGGAACACTTGATACTGTTTCAATGACTGAAGATACATTAGATAACACTACAACTACCTCTACAGTTGCTACAGCAGCAATTAAAGGTACTGAAGCTATCCAAATTTCATTAGTAGATAACAATTCTAAAGTACTAGATAAAGTAACAGTAAATCTTGAAACTGTTGAACTTAAAGATATTACAAGTTTTGGTTTTGAAACTGTTGGAAATCTTTACTCAGGATCTACTTATAAGTACGGAAATGTTACAACAGACTATGATAAAGATTTAGCGATCTTTGGTAAAAAAGGTTCAACTACTGTATTAGTTGATCAAGATTTATTAAAATCGACTACTATCTCTACACCACTTGTAGTTACTGGATCTACTATTGTTCAGAACAGTAACAAAGTTGTAACTGATGGGGCAGCAAAAACTGCAACATTAACAGGTGTAATTGCTGGTGCTACAGACCCTATTACAGTAACACAAACTGTTACTTACAATGACGCTCAAAGCGTTATCAAGGATGTAATAGTTCGTAAAACTTCTGGTGCTAAGTCTACGATTACAGACGGAGCAGTAGTGGTACCAGTTGCTAGCCTTGCTGGCAAGAAAATTGGACCAGTTGGTGCTGACTCAACGTTCCAATTCTATGCTAAAGATCAATATGGTGTTTTAGCTAAAGAACTTTCTTATACAGTAACTAACCTTAAATCAACTACTGCTACTGCAGTTGCAATTGCAAATAATGGTGCAGTAACAGTAACTGGCGCTCTAACTGCTGGTGATACATTCACAATTACTGCGATCGTTGACGGTGTAGTTAAATCCATCAAAGTTATTGTTGGTGCATAA
- a CDS encoding glycosyltransferase family 4 protein: protein MRVLHLISGGETGGSKNHLISLLRHIGTEDVFLGVFQEGLLSEEARQAGVPVTVFKQKSRYDFSILSSIRRFMKENRIDIIHTHGPRANTFTFLLRKTMKFTWITTIHSDPRQDFIKGGVKGKIFTKINMAVIKSIDHFFAVSERFKDMIVGFGVNSSKITTIYNGIEFDLPLENKLTRQEVGLTETDFVVTMVARLHPIKGHKETFEAIGQLKDEIPNVKLLLVGNGPIEDELKALVKEKGLEHHVLFAGFQKDVHSFLALSDVKLLASYSESFPLVILESARAHVPVISTDVGGVKDMISGSSLGWIIPTKDSGAIAGAIREAFHEKATGELSQKGMNLYKKASANYSVKQLADATIKTYQGLL, encoded by the coding sequence ATGAGAGTTCTACACTTAATTAGCGGAGGGGAAACAGGTGGTTCAAAAAACCACCTTATTTCCTTATTACGACATATTGGAACGGAAGATGTATTCCTAGGCGTGTTTCAAGAAGGGCTTCTTTCAGAGGAAGCGCGTCAGGCAGGCGTTCCTGTTACGGTATTTAAGCAAAAGTCGCGCTATGATTTTTCGATTTTATCGTCGATTCGTCGATTTATGAAAGAGAATCGAATTGATATCATCCATACGCACGGGCCACGCGCCAATACGTTTACGTTTCTGCTTCGTAAAACGATGAAGTTCACATGGATTACGACGATTCACAGTGATCCGCGTCAGGATTTCATTAAGGGCGGCGTGAAAGGGAAAATTTTCACGAAGATTAACATGGCGGTTATCAAGTCCATTGATCATTTCTTCGCGGTGTCCGAGCGATTTAAGGATATGATTGTAGGGTTCGGTGTGAATTCGTCTAAAATCACCACGATTTATAACGGCATTGAGTTTGATCTTCCATTAGAGAATAAGCTTACGCGTCAGGAAGTCGGCCTTACTGAGACGGATTTCGTTGTGACGATGGTTGCGCGTCTTCATCCGATTAAGGGTCATAAAGAGACGTTTGAGGCGATTGGGCAGCTAAAGGACGAGATTCCAAATGTGAAGCTCTTGTTAGTTGGGAATGGGCCAATCGAGGATGAGCTGAAGGCACTTGTAAAAGAGAAGGGATTAGAGCATCACGTTCTCTTTGCAGGGTTCCAAAAGGATGTTCATTCATTCTTGGCACTATCGGATGTGAAGCTGCTTGCGTCGTACAGCGAGAGTTTCCCGCTTGTAATTCTAGAGTCAGCGAGAGCGCACGTGCCGGTTATTTCAACAGATGTGGGCGGCGTGAAGGATATGATTTCGGGTTCATCGCTTGGTTGGATCATTCCAACGAAGGATTCAGGAGCGATTGCCGGAGCGATCAGAGAAGCGTTCCACGAGAAGGCAACAGGTGAGCTTTCTCAAAAAGGGATGAATTTATATAAGAAGGCATCAGCGAATTATTCTGTGAAGCAGTTGGCTGATGCAACAATCAAAACGTACCAGGGTCTTTTATGA
- a CDS encoding O-antigen ligase family protein — protein sequence MNVNWRDFWFLYVAVILLAVALVVPHSIVGYAVTLVFMALTLFSPKNGLMLLLIYFPTRSFLMQVNPSLKIMGDAIIVIAFLRVLIDSRRDVKSIFKLHVFEWAFILFCVVGAVAGLITGVGPGAIVFQLRAFLVTFILFYVVRRLDVKKEDVLKFLWTTFIVAVVLCIHGIVEKISDRSMLMPQFWVDRMLSPNNRSRIYGLINNPNMLAVFLSISFMLTLYLKRLVVRASTKGILNVGMILMLGITILTYSRGTWIGLIIAFIVYMILTRNWKVLVQTVILGVFATAIVYYPVVKAADAYHSQKEMENLPPDQQPEDNENDSEPGDNGEDQSKDKEHSAASDRLNQTFSSETLEQSSQTGRLFIVKKGFEVFKDHPIIGTGFATYGDSAAKSNPSPIYEDYDITVNIYADNQYIVVITETGIVGVVLFAVFLLGMVVYLWKKRHDTVMAAPVLAVLFGILFCGLIYNIWEDKTFTAYFFMMLGAVATGIEMRRKSLL from the coding sequence ATGAATGTAAATTGGAGAGACTTTTGGTTTTTGTATGTTGCTGTGATTTTATTAGCAGTCGCATTAGTCGTTCCACATAGCATCGTGGGGTATGCCGTTACGCTTGTCTTCATGGCACTAACGCTATTCTCACCGAAAAATGGACTAATGCTCTTATTAATCTACTTCCCAACGCGATCATTTTTAATGCAGGTGAACCCCAGCTTAAAAATCATGGGTGATGCAATCATCGTGATTGCGTTCCTACGAGTGTTAATTGATTCTCGTAGAGATGTAAAATCTATTTTCAAACTGCACGTGTTTGAATGGGCCTTTATTTTATTTTGTGTAGTCGGTGCTGTTGCTGGATTAATTACAGGTGTTGGACCTGGAGCAATCGTTTTCCAACTACGCGCATTCCTTGTAACATTTATCTTATTCTATGTCGTAAGACGCCTAGATGTAAAAAAAGAAGACGTACTAAAATTTTTATGGACAACCTTCATTGTCGCGGTTGTACTATGTATCCACGGAATTGTGGAGAAAATCTCCGATCGTTCGATGCTTATGCCGCAATTTTGGGTTGATCGCATGCTTTCTCCTAATAACCGTTCCCGTATCTACGGTTTAATAAACAACCCGAACATGCTAGCGGTATTCCTATCGATCTCATTTATGCTGACGCTGTATTTAAAACGTCTCGTTGTGAGAGCGTCAACAAAGGGAATTCTAAACGTCGGAATGATTCTGATGCTTGGCATTACCATCTTAACGTATTCACGAGGTACGTGGATCGGGCTTATTATTGCGTTCATCGTGTACATGATCCTGACTCGTAACTGGAAAGTGCTCGTCCAAACCGTTATTTTGGGTGTTTTCGCAACGGCAATTGTGTACTATCCAGTTGTAAAAGCTGCCGATGCATATCACTCTCAAAAAGAGATGGAAAACTTGCCTCCAGACCAGCAGCCTGAGGATAACGAAAATGATTCAGAGCCTGGTGACAACGGAGAAGATCAAAGCAAAGATAAAGAACATTCAGCTGCATCAGATCGTCTCAACCAAACGTTCAGCAGTGAAACGTTAGAGCAAAGTAGCCAAACAGGTCGCTTGTTCATCGTTAAAAAAGGCTTTGAAGTGTTTAAAGACCATCCGATTATCGGGACAGGATTTGCAACGTACGGTGATTCCGCTGCGAAAAGCAATCCATCACCGATCTATGAAGACTACGATATTACAGTAAACATTTATGCGGATAACCAGTACATTGTCGTGATCACGGAAACAGGGATCGTTGGTGTCGTTCTGTTTGCAGTATTCTTACTAGGTATGGTCGTTTATCTATGGAAGAAACGTCATGATACAGTCATGGCTGCACCAGTTCTTGCGGTGTTATTCGGTATTTTATTCTGCGGATTGATCTACAACATCTGGGAGGATAAGACGTTTACGGCTTACTTCTTCATGATGCTCGGAGCAGTCGCAACTGGAATTGAAATGAGAAGGAAGAGTTTGCTATGA
- a CDS encoding WecB/TagA/CpsF family glycosyltransferase, with protein sequence MQKETYLGVDVSPLNYEEIIADLRGRMAKGEKSTIIAVNPEKMIKAETDADLKQLINESTYQIPDGIGVLLASKLKKGHIRSRVTGVDMMDRLLRFAAEEGKRVFFYGAKEEVVRVAKENIEKKYPTIQIVGYENGYEKDNDKIVRHIQEVNADLVFVAMGSPRQEHWIRENMHHVPATVFQGVGGSFDVYAGHVKRAPEFFQKLGLEWFYRLITQPSRFKRQLALPRFLLKILFSK encoded by the coding sequence ATGCAGAAAGAAACGTATTTAGGGGTAGACGTATCACCTTTAAATTATGAGGAAATTATCGCTGATCTTCGTGGTCGCATGGCAAAAGGTGAGAAATCAACGATTATTGCCGTTAACCCAGAAAAAATGATTAAAGCAGAAACAGACGCTGACTTAAAACAGCTTATTAACGAATCGACGTATCAAATTCCAGATGGTATTGGAGTTCTACTCGCATCTAAATTGAAAAAGGGCCATATTCGCTCACGCGTAACCGGCGTTGATATGATGGACCGTCTTCTTCGTTTTGCGGCTGAAGAGGGGAAACGCGTCTTTTTTTATGGAGCGAAAGAGGAAGTCGTTCGTGTCGCAAAGGAAAACATTGAAAAGAAATATCCCACTATTCAAATAGTTGGCTATGAAAATGGCTATGAGAAGGACAACGATAAAATTGTTCGTCATATCCAAGAAGTGAATGCTGATCTTGTGTTTGTAGCGATGGGTAGTCCTCGTCAGGAGCACTGGATTCGTGAGAACATGCATCATGTTCCGGCAACCGTGTTTCAAGGAGTAGGGGGAAGCTTTGATGTGTATGCAGGTCATGTGAAACGTGCACCTGAATTCTTCCAAAAGCTTGGTCTTGAATGGTTTTATCGTTTAATTACACAGCCTAGTCGCTTTAAGCGTCAGCTGGCACTTCCACGCTTTTTATTGAAAATTCTCTTTTCTAAATAA
- a CDS encoding nucleotide sugar dehydrogenase, whose product MKKICVIGLGYIGLPTAAIFAKAGYEIVGVDVNQKVVDSLNKGEIHIEEVGLPELVKEVVKSGNLRASLEPEKADVYIIAVPTPIHEDFTADVDYVVSATKRVAPYLEKGNVVIVESTIPPRTMDDVVAPIIREHGIDPEHDVAIAHCPERVLPGRILIELIENTRIVGGLTEEAATKAADVYRAVVTGDVIETKAVTAEMSKLMENTFRDVNIALANELVKISSRLNVNAHEVIELANKHPRVNLHHPGPGVGGHCLAVDPYFIIEKAQAESPLIQISRQINNSMPDFVYDQVNRLTAELPTPKIAVFGLTYKGNIDDVRESPAIEIYEKLASNPRFNVVAHDPHVREEQVKFPLVSFEEAVQDANLVLVLTDHNEFKQMDTAELVKRMATPVVFDTKNCAHIDNDSIMHYRIGDLTNLQAIQA is encoded by the coding sequence ATGAAAAAGATCTGTGTAATTGGTTTAGGATATATAGGTTTACCGACAGCTGCTATTTTTGCCAAAGCTGGGTACGAAATTGTTGGTGTAGATGTAAACCAAAAGGTAGTAGATTCCCTTAATAAAGGTGAAATTCATATTGAAGAAGTAGGCTTACCAGAGCTTGTAAAAGAAGTTGTGAAAAGTGGAAACTTACGCGCTTCTCTAGAGCCTGAGAAAGCAGATGTATATATTATTGCGGTACCAACGCCAATTCATGAAGACTTCACGGCTGACGTGGATTACGTTGTATCAGCAACAAAACGTGTTGCTCCTTACTTAGAAAAAGGAAACGTTGTAATCGTTGAGTCTACGATTCCTCCACGTACAATGGATGATGTAGTAGCACCGATCATTCGTGAGCACGGCATTGACCCTGAACACGATGTAGCGATTGCACACTGCCCAGAGCGCGTTCTACCAGGCCGTATTTTAATCGAGCTAATCGAAAATACGCGTATCGTTGGTGGATTAACGGAAGAAGCTGCAACAAAAGCAGCAGACGTATACCGCGCAGTTGTAACAGGTGATGTGATTGAAACGAAAGCTGTTACAGCAGAAATGTCTAAATTAATGGAAAATACGTTCCGTGACGTGAACATTGCCCTAGCGAATGAGCTAGTAAAAATCTCTAGTCGCTTAAATGTGAACGCACACGAAGTTATTGAGCTTGCGAACAAGCATCCGCGTGTAAATCTTCATCACCCTGGACCAGGTGTTGGTGGACATTGCTTAGCGGTTGACCCTTATTTCATTATTGAAAAAGCGCAGGCAGAATCACCACTGATTCAAATTTCACGTCAAATCAACAACTCAATGCCAGATTTCGTTTACGATCAAGTAAACCGTCTAACAGCTGAGTTGCCAACGCCGAAGATTGCGGTATTTGGTCTAACGTACAAAGGAAACATTGATGACGTGCGTGAAAGTCCAGCGATTGAAATCTATGAAAAGCTAGCAAGCAATCCTCGCTTTAACGTAGTGGCACATGACCCACACGTACGCGAAGAGCAAGTGAAATTCCCACTTGTATCGTTTGAAGAAGCGGTTCAAGACGCAAACCTTGTGCTTGTGTTAACGGATCATAATGAATTCAAGCAAATGGATACAGCAGAGCTAGTAAAACGTATGGCAACACCAGTTGTCTTTGATACGAAAAACTGTGCACACATTGATAACGATTCAATCATGCACTACCGTATCGGTGACTTAACGAACTTACAGGCTATTCAAGCATAA
- the csaB gene encoding polysaccharide pyruvyl transferase CsaB, whose product MKVVISGFYGLGNTGDEAILEAIIDNLRQELDSPDITVFSLSPEETAKTHNVKSIFRGWKQDFKGKVRALRQANLLISGGGGLLQDTYPTKFLFGPLPYYLLIVFLAKLCGTKVMFFSQGIGPVNSKWGKTLMKMFANMADFVTVRDQYSKDLLHKLGVTKPETIVTSDIVFAFHRKEDTSCMDSLPQLERKDNLVAVSVRPWFEKVKQFEQMAEILDELIEQRGITPVFVPMEGHHDDKASRDVMKHMKHADKCHILGTDFTPNQYLNFIGQCQMTIGMRLHALIFSTLTGVPHIGFSYDKKVESLLKRSGMWDYSAVLEEIDSAKLTQNALTLLDNREEHSQVVQANAAQLRAEAMRNLDLLKEKFVYTK is encoded by the coding sequence TTGAAAGTTGTTATCTCAGGATTTTATGGTTTAGGAAACACAGGCGATGAAGCAATTTTAGAAGCAATTATCGATAATCTGCGTCAGGAATTAGACTCACCGGACATTACGGTGTTTTCATTATCACCAGAAGAAACAGCTAAAACGCATAACGTAAAAAGTATCTTCCGCGGTTGGAAGCAAGACTTTAAAGGAAAAGTACGTGCGCTTCGTCAAGCGAACTTACTCATCAGCGGTGGTGGCGGATTACTTCAGGATACGTATCCAACGAAGTTCCTTTTCGGCCCGCTTCCTTATTATTTACTTATTGTCTTTTTAGCAAAGCTTTGTGGAACAAAGGTCATGTTCTTCTCTCAAGGAATTGGACCGGTTAACTCAAAGTGGGGCAAAACGCTCATGAAGATGTTCGCAAACATGGCGGACTTTGTTACGGTTCGTGATCAGTATTCAAAAGACTTACTTCACAAATTAGGCGTAACAAAGCCTGAGACGATCGTAACATCTGATATCGTATTTGCGTTTCATCGCAAAGAGGATACGTCATGCATGGACAGCCTTCCGCAGTTAGAGCGTAAGGACAACCTTGTAGCGGTATCCGTTCGACCTTGGTTTGAAAAGGTAAAGCAATTTGAACAAATGGCAGAAATTTTAGACGAACTAATCGAACAACGCGGCATTACGCCTGTATTTGTTCCGATGGAAGGTCATCATGACGATAAAGCAAGCCGTGACGTGATGAAGCATATGAAACATGCAGACAAGTGTCACATCCTTGGAACGGACTTTACTCCGAATCAATACTTGAACTTTATCGGTCAATGTCAAATGACGATTGGAATGCGACTTCACGCTCTAATCTTCTCGACGTTAACAGGTGTACCACATATCGGGTTCAGCTACGATAAAAAAGTAGAAAGCTTACTAAAACGCAGCGGCATGTGGGATTACTCAGCTGTTCTAGAAGAAATCGACAGCGCGAAACTCACACAAAACGCACTTACGCTGTTAGACAATCGTGAAGAGCATTCACAAGTCGTGCAAGCAAACGCGGCTCAACTCCGTGCAGAAGCGATGCGCAACCTAGATCTATTAAAAGAAAAATTCGTATACACAAAATAA
- a CDS encoding glycosyltransferase family 4 protein: MKILIATAYDYPHAGGLSTHVTTLKAGLEARGHKVDVLSFSDIPPAVRKLSAQGPSFVLNKLKKGKGIVYSHKQRQKMLTNLMKKRAHENYDLVHAQDPFTTLAALDAGLPTVSTVHGYMAFESISKGSMDEGSAEAKFMQDVEIKSYRETLEVITVDQRLLDYVKDVSGVEGTAIRNFIDIHGFRPEKERKAELRKQNGLSVEDPIMFVPRRLTRKNGVIYPALSLPAVLEKHPNVKLIYAGSGEARTEIERIVSEKGLQNSVTLLGAVAHEKVKEYYALSDIVLVPSVHSAGVEEATSISALEAMGSGSPLIACAVGGLKEIVEPERDGLLVEEKNVKELSDAMNFLLENPEKGAELAKNARAKIEAEYSHVAAAEKYEQIYLKALAKKG, encoded by the coding sequence ATGAAAATTTTAATCGCAACGGCGTATGATTACCCTCATGCTGGCGGACTATCCACCCATGTGACGACATTAAAAGCAGGTCTGGAAGCACGAGGTCATAAAGTTGACGTTCTTTCATTTTCCGATATTCCTCCGGCTGTTCGCAAGCTTTCTGCTCAAGGACCAAGCTTCGTATTGAACAAGCTAAAAAAAGGAAAAGGGATTGTCTACAGTCATAAACAGCGTCAAAAAATGCTAACGAACTTAATGAAGAAACGCGCGCATGAGAACTATGATTTAGTTCATGCACAAGATCCATTCACAACGCTTGCTGCACTTGATGCAGGTCTACCGACGGTTTCGACTGTTCACGGATATATGGCATTTGAATCGATCAGTAAAGGGTCAATGGATGAAGGAAGCGCAGAAGCTAAATTCATGCAGGACGTTGAAATTAAATCATACCGTGAAACGCTTGAAGTAATTACAGTAGACCAACGTCTCCTTGATTACGTAAAAGACGTATCCGGTGTAGAAGGTACGGCTATTCGTAACTTCATCGATATTCACGGCTTCCGTCCAGAAAAAGAACGAAAAGCAGAGCTACGCAAACAAAACGGACTTTCTGTTGAAGATCCAATTATGTTTGTTCCACGTCGTCTTACACGTAAAAACGGCGTTATCTACCCTGCCCTATCACTTCCAGCTGTGTTAGAAAAGCATCCAAACGTGAAGCTGATCTATGCAGGAAGCGGTGAAGCACGTACAGAAATTGAACGTATCGTCTCTGAAAAAGGATTGCAAAACTCCGTTACTCTTCTTGGTGCTGTCGCACATGAAAAAGTAAAAGAGTACTATGCGCTTTCAGATATCGTTCTTGTACCGAGCGTTCACTCTGCTGGGGTTGAGGAAGCGACGTCAATCTCTGCTCTTGAAGCAATGGGATCTGGTTCACCGTTAATCGCCTGTGCGGTTGGTGGACTAAAAGAAATCGTTGAACCTGAGCGTGATGGTCTATTAGTAGAAGAGAAAAACGTTAAAGAGCTATCGGATGCGATGAATTTCCTTCTTGAGAATCCTGAAAAAGGTGCGGAGCTAGCGAAAAACGCCCGCGCTAAAATCGAAGCTGAGTACTCGCACGTTGCTGCGGCTGAAAAGTACGAGCAGATTTATTTGAAGGCTTTGGCTAAGAAGGGTTAA